One part of the Aurantibacillus circumpalustris genome encodes these proteins:
- the yidD gene encoding membrane protein insertion efficiency factor YidD, whose translation MLKKIAILFVKFYQAAIRPLLPNACRYTPSCSQYSIEAINKYGAIKGSWLGLKRILRCHPWGGHGYDPVP comes from the coding sequence ATGCTGAAAAAAATCGCGATACTTTTTGTAAAATTTTATCAGGCTGCTATTCGTCCGCTGCTACCAAATGCATGCCGTTATACACCTTCTTGTAGCCAGTATTCTATCGAAGCCATTAATAAGTATGGCGCTATTAAAGGAAGTTGGTTGGGTTTAAAGCGAATTCTGCGTTGCCATCCTTGGGGTGGACATGGGTATGATCCTGTACCGTAA
- a CDS encoding TonB-dependent receptor plug domain-containing protein, whose protein sequence is MKKILLSFILLSCITARTQTLSISDNSSREKLVNVIITDKNNKSVSSDNSGKADISELEKSGDIYLYHPSYSIYLLNEKEKTENSVDIRLTFKTVTLDEIVLSANRQQEHKIDVPYKIDVIQQKEIEFVNQQTSADLLQNTGAVFVQKSQMGGGSPVLRGFEANKVLIVVDGIRMNNAIYRGGHLQDIISLDANMLERTEVVFGPASTIYGSDALGGVMHFYTKKAEFSSTDKMLVKTNAFVRYSSANKEQTGHIDLNLGWKKIASITNVTYSNFGDLLSGNTKLNGSPKNWDRNFYAKRFDNRDSTVRNPNSNLQVGSAYSQLDFMQRFNIKSGEHIVHGLNFQLSQSSDIPRYDRLTEMVGANMRFAEWNYGPQKRLLASYSFNFDKSTALSDNFKIIAAYQKIDQDRISRRFQNKNRVTQMEDVTVLSLNLDAYKRVKEKHELRYGLEVQSNAVTSTAESLDITTDVVNPAATRYGDGGNSMNTAGIYLSHSWEVSENFVITDGIRATANSLESKFKDTTFIKFPFTSAKQNNQALTGSLGFTWKEENDYKISLLANTGFRTPNIDDMSKVFESTSNILIVPNTKLKPEYAYNFEMTISKIFDKKYKFDFTAFYTILENALVTADYTFNNQDTILIDGTNRKVQAVQNKDRAYIYGISAGVQFDFNKNVSFKSIINYTYGRYMDVRKDTVVALDHIPPVFGQTSIIFKEKNADAEFFVRYNGKKSTADYSASGEDNAQYSANTKSGYMPGWFTLNIRLGYNLTKKLRVNASCENITDNRYRVFASGINAPGRNFIVSLRYKF, encoded by the coding sequence ATGAAAAAGATTTTACTTTCTTTTATTTTATTGTCTTGCATTACAGCAAGAACGCAAACGCTTAGCATTAGCGATAACTCTTCACGCGAAAAGTTAGTTAACGTTATTATTACAGACAAAAACAACAAATCAGTTAGTTCAGACAACTCCGGAAAAGCCGATATCAGTGAACTTGAAAAAAGTGGAGACATTTACCTTTACCATCCCTCCTATTCTATTTACCTTCTTAATGAAAAAGAAAAAACAGAAAATTCCGTTGATATTCGCTTAACATTTAAAACCGTTACTCTTGACGAAATTGTTTTGTCAGCCAACCGTCAGCAAGAACATAAAATTGATGTGCCCTATAAAATAGATGTGATTCAACAAAAAGAAATCGAGTTTGTAAATCAACAAACCAGCGCTGACCTTTTACAAAACACCGGCGCGGTGTTCGTTCAAAAAAGTCAGATGGGTGGTGGAAGTCCTGTTTTGAGAGGTTTTGAAGCGAACAAAGTACTCATTGTAGTTGACGGAATCCGCATGAATAATGCCATATACCGTGGTGGACATTTACAAGATATTATTTCTCTTGACGCCAATATGTTAGAAAGAACAGAAGTTGTTTTTGGTCCTGCCTCTACTATATATGGTAGCGACGCACTTGGCGGCGTTATGCATTTTTATACCAAGAAAGCTGAATTTAGCTCCACAGATAAAATGCTTGTAAAAACAAATGCGTTTGTACGTTACTCATCAGCAAATAAAGAGCAGACAGGGCATATCGATCTAAATCTTGGCTGGAAGAAAATTGCTTCGATTACAAATGTGACTTATTCAAATTTTGGTGATTTACTAAGTGGAAACACAAAACTAAATGGTTCACCAAAAAACTGGGATAGAAATTTTTATGCAAAACGTTTTGATAACCGTGATAGCACAGTAAGAAATCCAAACTCAAATCTACAGGTTGGAAGTGCTTATTCACAGTTAGATTTTATGCAACGTTTTAATATAAAGTCTGGAGAACACATCGTACACGGACTTAATTTTCAGCTCAGTCAATCTTCTGATATTCCTCGCTACGATAGATTAACCGAAATGGTGGGAGCCAACATGCGTTTCGCAGAATGGAATTACGGTCCGCAAAAACGCTTACTTGCCTCCTACTCTTTCAATTTTGACAAATCAACTGCGCTCAGCGATAATTTTAAAATAATCGCTGCTTATCAAAAAATAGATCAAGATAGGATTTCACGTCGTTTTCAAAATAAAAATCGCGTCACACAAATGGAAGACGTTACTGTACTTTCTCTTAATTTGGATGCATACAAACGCGTAAAAGAAAAACACGAATTGCGTTATGGACTCGAAGTGCAATCAAACGCAGTTACTTCCACCGCAGAGAGTTTAGATATTACAACCGACGTGGTAAATCCTGCCGCTACCCGCTATGGCGATGGTGGAAACAGTATGAACACAGCCGGCATTTATCTATCGCATTCTTGGGAAGTCAGTGAGAATTTTGTAATCACAGACGGAATTCGTGCTACTGCAAATTCCTTGGAATCAAAATTCAAAGATACCACTTTCATAAAATTCCCTTTTACTTCAGCGAAACAAAACAACCAAGCACTTACCGGTAGCCTCGGTTTTACTTGGAAAGAAGAGAACGACTATAAAATAAGTCTGCTCGCCAACACGGGATTCAGAACACCCAATATCGATGATATGAGTAAAGTATTTGAAAGCACTAGTAATATTTTGATTGTTCCAAACACAAAACTAAAACCGGAATACGCTTACAATTTCGAAATGACGATCAGTAAAATATTCGATAAAAAATATAAGTTTGATTTCACAGCGTTTTACACCATTCTTGAAAATGCTTTGGTAACGGCAGACTACACGTTCAACAATCAGGACACTATTCTAATTGACGGCACAAACCGAAAAGTGCAGGCGGTTCAAAATAAAGACCGTGCTTACATTTATGGAATAAGCGCTGGAGTGCAATTTGATTTTAATAAAAATGTATCCTTTAAAAGTATCATCAACTACACCTACGGCCGGTACATGGATGTAAGGAAGGATACCGTTGTTGCCTTAGATCATATACCACCGGTTTTTGGTCAAACAAGCATCATTTTTAAAGAGAAAAATGCAGACGCTGAATTTTTTGTGCGGTACAATGGCAAAAAATCAACTGCAGATTATAGTGCTTCAGGCGAAGACAATGCTCAGTATAGTGCCAATACAAAATCTGGTTACATGCCGGGATGGTTTACCTTGAACATTCGATTAGGTTATAATCTCACGAAGAAATTAAGAGTAAATGCGTCTTGTGAAAACATTACAGATAACAGGTACAGAGTTTTTGCCAGCGGTATTAATGCTCCCGGACGAAATTTTATTGTGAGTTTGAGGTATAAATTTTAA
- a CDS encoding NUDIX domain-containing protein — MSSKFNVRVYGILIENNALLVSDEYIKKNKITKLPGGGLEFGEGIKDCLIREFQEELNLKIEVTEHFYTTDFFVTSSFDTNSQVISIYYIVEPLESLDFKVSSKSHDYEKKDGAQSLRWINLKELKETDFTLIIDRKVGEMLVKRFGG; from the coding sequence GTGTCTAGCAAGTTTAATGTAAGAGTGTACGGTATTTTAATTGAGAACAACGCTCTTTTAGTGTCTGATGAGTACATAAAGAAAAATAAAATAACAAAATTGCCAGGTGGCGGCTTGGAATTTGGCGAAGGAATTAAAGATTGTTTGATCAGAGAATTTCAGGAAGAACTTAATCTAAAAATTGAAGTCACAGAACATTTTTACACCACCGATTTTTTTGTAACGTCTTCTTTTGATACAAATAGTCAGGTCATTAGTATTTACTACATCGTAGAACCATTGGAGAGCCTTGATTTTAAAGTGAGTTCAAAAAGCCATGATTATGAAAAGAAGGACGGGGCACAATCGCTGCGTTGGATAAACTTAAAAGAGTTAAAAGAAACTGATTTCACATTAATTATCGATAGAAAAGTAGGTGAGATGTTGGTGAAGAGGTTTGGGGGTTAG
- a CDS encoding TonB-dependent receptor, with translation MNETLFVCKILKHSKPDDATMLRNIVIFLLALVICPYINFGQTTFNGSIKSESDSSLLSSAAIYIPELAIETRTDKNGEFRIDKIPKGYYFLQVDKFEFRTYSTVVFINDSVSGKIIYLKPGINKLDEIVVYGNQQDKRSETSNSIDVLDSKTMREMGAMNLSDGIAKLPGVNQLSTGAGISKPVIRGLFGNRIQTVLLGMRFDNQQWQDEHGLGLSDVGVDRIEIIKGASSLFYGSEAMGGVLNIINEKAAPLNKTISDFSTQVFSNTYGYAIDAGIRKTTNKTNWGIRIGTESHADYSDGNGTRILNSRFGGTLAKAFLGFKRKHWVSETNYLISQNNFGFLMDAYQLYDKQDNRFSRSFERPHHSVLMNMLTSQNTFFLRSSKFKINIGAHINNRQEQEGSGGISLNMLLQTYSAMFLWIKNFNPSTELSIGSQDQFQSNKNLGSRSIVPDANLGEFSIFAYLKKKAKFLVAEGGLRYDLKNIHTLPTNNLNSGSLSNPGSEVVPVNKTYNTVNGALGISAFDRKRFNLKLNFTTGYRGPNLAELSSNGLHEGSLRYEIGNVNLKIEQNLCADVYVEYYNKWMNLFASAYVNKFLNYIYLQPDSADYFGFKIYEYVQKDATIQGVEAGIKLHPPGLKMLQLNSSYSGIVGETKDHEYLPFIPAQKISNELRIQKDQLKKFKNTFVSLVYIYVFNQNSPNQFETKTKSYQLVNASIGTELSNEKNKFLISLSCNNILNEVYYDHLSRFKYFGIYNIGRSINLNLKFQFN, from the coding sequence GTGAACGAAACTCTTTTCGTTTGTAAAATCTTAAAACACTCGAAACCAGATGATGCAACAATGCTTCGCAACATAGTAATATTTTTACTGGCACTTGTCATTTGTCCGTACATCAATTTCGGGCAGACTACTTTTAATGGTAGTATAAAATCGGAGTCTGACAGCAGTCTCTTGAGCTCTGCTGCTATTTACATTCCGGAACTTGCTATTGAAACGCGCACTGATAAAAATGGAGAATTCCGAATAGATAAAATACCTAAGGGTTACTATTTTTTACAAGTTGATAAGTTTGAATTCAGAACGTATAGCACGGTTGTATTTATTAATGATTCCGTGAGCGGTAAAATAATTTATTTAAAACCCGGTATTAATAAATTAGATGAGATTGTCGTGTATGGCAACCAGCAGGACAAACGATCTGAGACCTCTAATAGCATTGATGTTCTCGACTCCAAAACAATGCGTGAAATGGGTGCGATGAATTTAAGTGATGGAATTGCCAAATTGCCCGGTGTAAATCAGTTGAGCACCGGTGCAGGAATATCCAAACCAGTTATTCGTGGTTTATTTGGTAATAGAATTCAAACTGTTTTACTCGGGATGCGCTTTGACAATCAGCAATGGCAAGATGAACATGGACTTGGTCTCTCGGATGTTGGTGTAGATCGTATCGAAATAATAAAAGGAGCTTCATCTCTTTTTTACGGTAGTGAAGCAATGGGCGGAGTGCTAAATATTATAAATGAAAAGGCTGCTCCATTGAATAAAACTATTTCCGATTTTTCGACTCAGGTTTTTTCAAATACATACGGCTATGCTATTGATGCAGGGATTAGAAAAACAACTAACAAAACAAATTGGGGAATCCGCATTGGCACAGAATCTCACGCGGATTACAGCGATGGGAACGGCACAAGGATTTTAAATTCACGCTTTGGAGGAACACTAGCGAAAGCATTCTTAGGTTTTAAGCGCAAACATTGGGTGAGCGAGACCAACTACCTTATTTCACAAAATAATTTTGGTTTTTTGATGGATGCTTATCAATTGTACGACAAGCAAGATAATCGCTTTTCCAGAAGTTTTGAAAGACCGCATCACAGTGTTTTAATGAATATGTTGACCTCGCAAAACACTTTTTTTCTGAGGTCTTCAAAATTCAAAATAAACATTGGTGCTCACATCAATAACCGACAGGAACAAGAAGGCTCAGGAGGAATAAGTTTAAACATGTTACTTCAAACTTATAGTGCGATGTTTTTATGGATCAAAAACTTTAATCCGAGTACTGAACTTTCAATAGGTTCGCAAGATCAGTTTCAAAGCAATAAAAATTTAGGATCACGTTCCATTGTTCCCGATGCAAATCTTGGAGAGTTTTCTATTTTCGCTTACTTAAAAAAGAAAGCAAAGTTTCTAGTAGCTGAAGGTGGATTGAGGTATGACTTAAAAAATATTCATACACTACCAACCAATAATTTGAATAGCGGTAGTCTCAGCAATCCCGGTTCTGAAGTTGTTCCAGTAAACAAAACCTATAATACAGTAAACGGAGCCCTTGGTATAAGTGCCTTTGATCGTAAACGGTTTAATTTAAAGTTGAATTTCACTACAGGTTACAGAGGACCGAATCTAGCCGAACTTTCTTCTAATGGTTTACATGAAGGGAGTTTGCGTTATGAAATTGGAAATGTCAATTTAAAAATTGAACAAAATCTCTGTGCTGATGTCTATGTAGAGTACTATAATAAATGGATGAACCTTTTTGCTTCTGCCTATGTAAATAAATTTCTGAATTATATTTATCTGCAGCCTGATAGCGCAGATTATTTTGGTTTTAAAATTTACGAGTATGTTCAAAAAGACGCCACTATTCAAGGTGTTGAAGCGGGAATAAAATTACATCCTCCAGGTTTAAAAATGCTTCAACTAAACTCCAGTTATTCTGGTATTGTGGGTGAAACAAAAGACCATGAGTACCTGCCATTTATACCCGCACAAAAAATAAGCAACGAACTGAGGATACAAAAAGATCAGCTAAAAAAATTTAAAAACACCTTTGTTAGTTTAGTGTATATCTATGTATTTAATCAGAACTCACCCAATCAGTTCGAAACAAAAACGAAGTCTTATCAACTTGTAAATGCAAGCATAGGAACAGAACTTTCAAACGAAAAAAATAAATTTTTAATTTCTCTATCCTGTAATAATATTTTGAACGAAGTATATTACGATCATTTATCACGATTCAAATACTTCGGCATTTATAATATTGGGAGATCAATCAATCTTAATCTAAAATTTCAATTTAATTAA
- a CDS encoding formimidoylglutamase encodes MIKHIKPCTREEIEKITRRRSTEEKIGDKVSTVKGDWQEDLKKSSARFVVFGIAEDIGVRANYGREGAATAFIPALDSFLSQQSNSFLDGSSVFILGEVVVDDLMDSALNLKKKDKQDMSKLRELVSEIDARVVDVMRFLIDLNKIPIIIGGGHNNAYGNIKGCSQALGKKINVINCDPHLDFRPLEGRHSGNGFSYAYEEGYVNKYAVVAMHEQYNNTFALNKFKEHTSDLFYNTYESIFVREDLDFKIALKQCIGFVKNEVCGLEIDLDAITNVPSSAKTSSGISPIQARQYIHESALNLNTLYFHIAEGAPVLSHIKADNKTGKLIAYLMADYIKAVETKNLSVI; translated from the coding sequence ATGATCAAACACATAAAACCCTGCACAAGGGAAGAGATAGAAAAAATTACCAGAAGAAGAAGTACTGAAGAGAAAATTGGTGATAAGGTTAGCACTGTTAAGGGAGACTGGCAAGAAGATCTAAAGAAAAGTAGTGCAAGATTCGTAGTTTTTGGAATCGCAGAAGATATTGGTGTTCGTGCAAACTATGGTAGGGAAGGTGCTGCAACAGCATTTATACCTGCCTTAGATAGTTTTTTGAGTCAACAAAGTAACAGTTTTTTAGATGGTAGTTCTGTTTTTATTTTAGGTGAAGTTGTTGTGGATGACCTGATGGATTCTGCATTGAATCTAAAGAAAAAAGACAAACAGGATATGTCAAAGCTTAGGGAGTTAGTTTCTGAAATTGACGCCCGTGTTGTAGATGTAATGAGGTTTTTAATTGATTTAAATAAAATCCCAATTATTATTGGCGGGGGACATAACAATGCCTACGGTAATATTAAAGGCTGTTCACAGGCACTTGGTAAAAAAATAAATGTAATTAATTGTGACCCACATCTTGATTTTAGGCCCTTGGAAGGCAGGCATAGTGGTAATGGTTTTAGTTATGCCTATGAAGAAGGTTATGTAAATAAATATGCGGTAGTCGCCATGCACGAACAATACAATAATACGTTTGCACTAAATAAATTTAAAGAACATACTTCAGATTTATTTTATAACACATACGAATCTATTTTTGTTAGGGAAGATCTTGATTTTAAAATCGCCTTAAAACAATGTATCGGATTTGTGAAAAATGAAGTCTGCGGTTTAGAAATTGATTTGGATGCTATTACCAATGTTCCTTCGAGCGCTAAAACAAGTAGTGGAATTTCACCCATACAAGCAAGACAGTATATTCACGAATCAGCCTTAAATTTAAATACACTTTATTTTCATATTGCTGAGGGTGCACCTGTACTATCTCACATAAAAGCAGATAATAAAACTGGAAAATTGATTGCCTACTTAATGGCTGATTACATTAAGGCTGTTGAAACGAAAAATCTTTCTGTTATATAA
- a CDS encoding TlpA family protein disulfide reductase, translating into MNFQSLRTQPVFFKIDNVVAQLYVQPDYTYGITIPELDKNFDYNNDTELHVNIGVIGADSTELNALIFDYQQQYNNLFLMHDNRYLGRPAMLRRADSLEKLCYSRYANIKNEYFRSYVIYSIACINASVSRGENYLINSYILNRPIQYKQYEYMQFFNACFTGYLNTIAARQKGQSLYHIINVKADYSSLLDFVRQDKFLQSDSLRELVILKNLWNFYYSNDFQPEAVENIVTQLQLQTKIKEHKAIASTMLAFFNKMQVGSAAPGFSARNKDNTVSSFSAYKGRWVYLNFFSTNNVESLKEMPKIASLKKKFGDKIVFLSICLDDSVNTYKNYLRMNPKFDWPIWFSNDKSFTKTAKENYYVTGNEAYFLINNSGYLAQSPALSPSQGIEFNLNIIFKVRQQNTKTGIR; encoded by the coding sequence TTGAATTTTCAGTCACTACGCACGCAACCCGTTTTCTTTAAAATTGATAATGTCGTTGCGCAACTGTACGTACAACCTGATTATACATATGGGATTACCATTCCTGAACTGGACAAGAATTTTGATTACAACAATGATACTGAACTACACGTTAATATTGGTGTCATCGGAGCCGATAGCACAGAACTTAATGCCTTGATTTTTGACTATCAACAACAATACAATAACCTTTTTTTAATGCACGATAATCGTTATCTCGGAAGACCTGCTATGTTACGTCGCGCAGATTCTTTAGAGAAACTTTGTTACAGCCGATATGCAAACATTAAAAACGAATATTTTAGAAGTTATGTGATTTATTCCATCGCTTGTATTAATGCTAGTGTTTCGCGCGGAGAAAATTATTTAATCAATTCTTACATTCTTAATCGCCCTATTCAATACAAACAGTATGAATACATGCAGTTTTTTAATGCCTGTTTTACAGGCTATTTAAATACCATTGCTGCTAGACAAAAAGGACAATCGCTTTATCATATCATCAATGTTAAAGCAGACTATTCCAGCCTCTTAGATTTTGTTCGTCAGGATAAATTTTTACAGAGTGATAGTCTACGTGAATTAGTGATTTTAAAAAATTTATGGAATTTTTATTACAGCAACGATTTTCAACCAGAGGCGGTAGAAAATATTGTAACCCAATTGCAGTTGCAAACAAAAATTAAAGAACATAAAGCCATAGCTTCAACCATGTTGGCTTTTTTTAATAAGATGCAGGTGGGTTCTGCTGCACCAGGTTTTTCGGCAAGAAACAAGGATAACACTGTTTCTAGTTTTAGTGCTTATAAAGGAAGATGGGTATATTTAAATTTTTTCTCTACAAATAATGTCGAAAGTTTAAAGGAGATGCCAAAGATTGCTTCCCTTAAAAAAAAGTTTGGCGATAAGATTGTGTTTTTAAGCATTTGTTTGGATGACAGCGTGAATACTTATAAAAATTATTTGCGAATGAATCCAAAATTTGATTGGCCAATTTGGTTTAGCAATGATAAATCGTTTACCAAAACAGCTAAGGAGAATTATTACGTTACAGGAAACGAAGCCTATTTTTTAATTAATAATTCCGGTTATCTTGCTCAATCACCAGCTTTATCGCCTTCTCAAGGGATTGAATTTAATTTGAATATTATTTTTAAAGTGCGACAACAAAATACCAAAACAGGAATCCGTTAA
- a CDS encoding RluA family pseudouridine synthase translates to MSVKINKDSIWKEQIVYEDNHIMVVNKLPSEIVQGDKTGDLPLSEKIKTFIKQRDNKPGNVFCGVIHRLDRPVSGLIIFAKTSKALSRFNELFREKTIQKNYLAVVKNKPPKQNDRLVHYLIKNEKTNMSKAFAKPTGEALKAELEYELLASSDNYHLLKIKLFTGRHHQIRCQLSAIGSPIKGDLKYGFNRSNEGGFIHLHSYELSFVHPIKQEEINLQAFPVSDDAVWKYFREVLS, encoded by the coding sequence ATGTCAGTGAAAATAAATAAAGATTCTATCTGGAAAGAACAAATTGTTTATGAGGACAATCACATAATGGTTGTAAATAAATTGCCTTCTGAAATTGTACAGGGAGATAAAACAGGTGATTTACCTTTGAGTGAAAAAATAAAAACCTTTATCAAACAAAGAGATAATAAACCTGGAAATGTTTTTTGCGGTGTAATACATCGTTTAGACAGACCTGTGAGCGGTTTAATTATTTTTGCAAAAACAAGCAAAGCTCTTTCACGCTTTAATGAATTATTTCGTGAAAAAACAATTCAGAAAAATTATCTGGCGGTAGTTAAAAACAAACCACCAAAACAAAATGATCGTTTGGTTCATTATCTTATTAAGAATGAAAAAACCAACATGTCTAAGGCATTTGCTAAGCCCACTGGTGAAGCCTTGAAGGCAGAATTAGAATATGAGCTTTTAGCATCTTCAGATAATTATCATTTATTAAAAATAAAATTGTTTACTGGTCGTCATCATCAAATCCGTTGTCAGCTTTCAGCAATTGGCTCTCCTATTAAGGGAGATTTAAAATATGGGTTTAACCGAAGCAATGAAGGAGGTTTTATTCATTTGCACAGTTATGAGTTAAGTTTTGTGCATCCTATCAAACAAGAAGAAATAAATCTTCAAGCGTTTCCTGTCAGTGATGATGCGGTGTGGAAGTATTTTCGTGAAGTGCTTTCGTAA